Proteins encoded within one genomic window of Rubripirellula tenax:
- a CDS encoding MSCRAMM family protein, giving the protein MPTVRSDAEHQNCGHTEVPSVIWKAKRNRDRKPTVRTDALKRRAVGPERLEARRLFAADPIHVGVVYLETDYLESDQDVGSDSRGDRFILSFSGGAPDTELSEVKIITDKDGDGITVGDLIYDTEQGGRGKNGSHGFSIVRMTSADGREIDATAQVADGGQELVLRLSNFKAGDRLEFTLDVDEVLRNVVDLAIFNDRLDVIASGQEFQDSILEATFNAPHFETAHADAIFENDYGDPESAFGLNLPPDEGTGPDSRPNRSAAAVASARQTAKPIELSGTVWVDNNLDSIRQAGERVLPGVEVALWMKHATGVYVDSGLRATTDASGKYMFPKSLGLKPGTYRVVETQPDGLYSVAAIPGRVAGASIGTAESKDILTGIDILLGDTSAVDYDFAEAEPASISGVVYIDANNNGKRDNGEVGIPGVTMRLVPFDTTTTPSVLTVTTSGNGSYTFTGLPPGSYEVIEVNQPSGLNDGIDTAGTIDGQVVGTADNPGDRIHSITLIGGSDGVEYNFGETPYGSIAGFVYLAGPGQDCDGDHDGNGSTPIPGVRVELQTESGTTVFRTTTGADGGYQFAEIPVGNYRIVEFTPDGLIDGGSHVGRINNITVGTSVDGGLISQIAMTPSGVGLEYNFCEAAPATLSGYVYQDGDDDGNRDAGEEPIAQTQVTLINGAGETVATTTTDAAGRYEFKDLMPGDYSIVETQPAGFLDGKDSVGNIRGTRRGRDAGNDTLASIELKQGDIGVEYNFGELKPASLFGQVFVDTDDDCERDEDELLLAGVTIRLVDASGTEVATTTTNADGAYSFTGLRPGTYTVIESQPDGYFEGNAIPGSAGGTALDGSRIGSITLASGVTAVEYDFCERPPAEIRGSVFSDLDEDCEFDANEVGIEGARVELYDGTGKLVGFTNTDASGNYQFTNLPAGEYSVREIQPAGWLQGGQKAGSHGGDDSQTDVISRIPVGWGERLTRYNFCELEPASIAGIVYVDGNGDCIRDPGEPPLEGVTIELRDASGQFISSTVTNADGAYSFTGLRPGSYQLFEQQPDGYFQGGQVVGTGDGQVLGEDLLGARLHSGEMLVNYDFCELPAASLGGRVWKEAVPNQVFDPGDEPLAGVLVELIDDAGSIVRQVRTDASGDYLFNQLAPGVYSVRETQPAGLFHGGQVVGDVGGSVGGDDWLVGIELRGGVDARHYDFPEVPPALISGHVFQDGEAIRLSGTPDAKDLRQYRDGELTPDDTLLGGVTIELRNLLGLPFLADRALPGVYEDGPIRVTTDENGYYEFTGLRPGVYHVYQVQPENYVDGLDTPGSTGGIAVNPADVVDDDDRIVIQTLSQNEASDPRNDAILNVTLIGGGESINNNFSEIVIAPNQIPQLEPPRPQTPRAEQPIETFDPRIRIVSFAQPLTYRTPVVTDDEWAVSWHLSVINGGFPGGGVVGEDGLIQGVSTRKVSGQWIDGNQDRGRWTIVDRDGKRMAKGDALTLGVEDGWALAGDFDGDGVDEGVLYKNGQWFVDFNGNGKWDAGDLWMQLGTELDRPVVGDWDGDGKDDIGIFGRQWHRDEQKIKKDPGLPDPDNKRRREVDSRSLATIDDDGDDGDDRKRLMVRGDQGSLRADAVDHVFKYGEQADTPIAGDWNGDGIDQIGVFDSGNWLLDADGDGRWTDNDEKVKFGQPGDEPIVGDFNGDQIDEIGVVRGDLWIIDTDGDRRITGNDLQIQVPRDNPDSQPVVGDFDGDGKDDAAYYDESA; this is encoded by the coding sequence ATGCCGACGGTTCGGTCGGACGCTGAACACCAAAATTGTGGGCACACGGAGGTGCCGAGCGTGATCTGGAAAGCCAAACGAAACCGCGATCGAAAACCGACCGTCCGTACCGATGCGCTGAAACGACGCGCGGTAGGTCCGGAACGTTTGGAAGCTAGACGCTTGTTCGCAGCCGATCCGATTCACGTCGGTGTTGTCTACTTAGAAACGGACTACTTGGAGAGCGATCAAGACGTCGGCAGCGACTCGCGAGGCGACCGATTTATTCTGTCGTTCAGCGGCGGCGCGCCGGATACCGAGCTCAGCGAAGTCAAGATCATCACTGACAAGGACGGCGATGGCATCACCGTTGGCGACTTGATCTATGATACGGAGCAAGGCGGCCGCGGAAAAAATGGATCGCACGGGTTCAGTATCGTCCGCATGACTTCGGCGGACGGTCGTGAAATCGACGCGACGGCTCAAGTCGCCGATGGCGGTCAGGAATTGGTGTTGCGGCTGTCCAACTTCAAAGCCGGCGATCGGTTGGAGTTCACGCTCGACGTCGACGAAGTGCTGCGCAATGTCGTCGACCTGGCGATCTTCAACGACCGCCTTGATGTGATCGCGTCGGGACAAGAGTTCCAGGACTCGATCTTGGAAGCAACGTTCAACGCGCCGCATTTCGAAACGGCTCACGCCGACGCGATCTTCGAAAACGACTACGGTGATCCGGAATCTGCGTTCGGACTGAACTTGCCGCCTGATGAAGGTACCGGGCCGGACAGTCGCCCAAACCGGTCGGCGGCGGCGGTCGCGTCGGCTCGGCAAACGGCCAAGCCGATTGAATTGTCGGGTACCGTCTGGGTCGACAACAACCTGGACTCGATCCGCCAAGCCGGCGAGCGGGTTCTGCCCGGCGTCGAAGTCGCTCTTTGGATGAAGCACGCGACGGGCGTCTACGTCGACTCGGGGCTGCGCGCGACGACCGATGCGTCGGGCAAGTACATGTTCCCAAAATCGTTGGGCTTGAAACCGGGGACTTACCGCGTCGTTGAAACGCAACCCGACGGACTTTACAGCGTGGCGGCGATTCCTGGTCGCGTGGCCGGTGCATCCATTGGTACGGCGGAATCGAAAGACATTCTGACGGGTATCGATATCCTGTTGGGCGACACGTCGGCGGTGGACTACGATTTCGCCGAAGCCGAACCGGCTTCGATCTCGGGTGTTGTTTACATTGACGCAAACAACAACGGCAAACGAGACAACGGCGAAGTCGGCATTCCGGGCGTGACCATGCGTCTGGTGCCCTTCGATACCACCACCACGCCTTCGGTGTTGACGGTGACGACGAGCGGAAACGGATCGTACACCTTCACCGGACTGCCGCCGGGAAGCTACGAAGTCATCGAAGTCAATCAACCCTCGGGGCTGAACGACGGCATCGACACCGCCGGTACCATCGATGGGCAAGTTGTGGGTACCGCCGACAATCCCGGCGACCGGATTCACAGCATCACGCTGATCGGTGGCAGTGACGGTGTTGAATACAACTTTGGTGAAACGCCCTACGGTTCGATCGCCGGGTTCGTCTACTTAGCGGGACCGGGCCAAGATTGCGACGGTGATCATGATGGCAACGGCAGCACGCCCATCCCGGGCGTTCGCGTCGAATTGCAAACCGAATCGGGTACCACCGTTTTTCGCACGACGACCGGGGCGGATGGTGGGTATCAGTTCGCCGAGATTCCAGTCGGCAACTACCGCATCGTTGAATTCACGCCTGACGGGTTGATCGATGGTGGATCCCATGTCGGCCGAATCAACAACATCACCGTCGGAACGTCCGTGGACGGTGGATTGATTTCGCAGATCGCGATGACGCCATCGGGTGTCGGCCTCGAATACAACTTCTGCGAAGCGGCACCGGCGACGCTGTCCGGATACGTGTACCAAGACGGTGACGACGACGGGAATCGCGATGCGGGCGAAGAACCGATCGCCCAGACGCAGGTCACGCTGATCAACGGTGCTGGCGAAACCGTCGCCACAACGACGACCGATGCGGCGGGACGATACGAATTCAAAGACCTGATGCCCGGCGACTATTCGATCGTCGAAACACAACCGGCCGGGTTCTTGGACGGCAAAGACTCCGTCGGCAACATTCGTGGAACGCGGCGCGGTCGTGATGCCGGCAACGATACGCTAGCGTCGATCGAATTGAAGCAGGGCGACATCGGCGTCGAATATAACTTCGGTGAATTGAAGCCGGCATCGCTGTTTGGGCAGGTTTTTGTCGACACCGATGACGACTGCGAACGAGACGAAGATGAGCTCTTGTTGGCCGGCGTAACGATTCGCTTGGTGGACGCGTCGGGTACCGAAGTGGCAACGACAACGACGAACGCCGACGGAGCGTATTCGTTCACGGGATTGCGTCCCGGAACGTACACGGTCATCGAATCGCAACCCGACGGATACTTCGAAGGCAACGCGATACCGGGATCGGCGGGCGGTACCGCGCTGGACGGCAGCCGCATCGGCAGCATCACGCTTGCGTCGGGTGTCACGGCGGTCGAGTACGATTTTTGCGAACGACCACCGGCCGAGATTCGCGGATCGGTATTTTCGGATCTGGACGAAGATTGTGAATTCGATGCGAACGAAGTCGGCATCGAAGGCGCCCGCGTCGAACTTTACGATGGCACCGGCAAATTGGTCGGTTTCACCAACACCGATGCGTCCGGTAACTATCAGTTCACAAACTTGCCGGCCGGCGAGTACTCGGTCCGCGAGATTCAACCGGCGGGTTGGTTGCAAGGCGGCCAAAAAGCGGGCAGCCACGGCGGCGACGATTCGCAAACCGATGTGATTTCACGAATTCCCGTCGGTTGGGGCGAGCGACTGACGCGTTACAACTTCTGTGAACTCGAACCCGCTAGCATCGCGGGTATCGTTTACGTCGACGGCAACGGTGACTGCATCCGCGATCCCGGTGAACCGCCGCTGGAAGGCGTCACGATAGAGCTGCGTGATGCGTCGGGACAATTCATCTCAAGCACCGTTACCAATGCTGATGGCGCGTACAGCTTCACGGGGCTGCGACCGGGAAGCTACCAACTTTTCGAGCAACAACCCGACGGCTACTTCCAGGGCGGCCAAGTCGTTGGCACCGGTGACGGCCAAGTGTTGGGCGAGGACTTGTTGGGTGCTCGTTTGCACTCCGGCGAGATGCTGGTGAACTATGATTTTTGTGAATTACCGGCTGCGTCGCTTGGCGGTCGTGTCTGGAAAGAAGCCGTTCCCAATCAAGTCTTCGACCCCGGTGACGAACCGCTGGCCGGCGTACTGGTCGAACTGATCGATGATGCGGGTTCGATCGTGCGCCAGGTTCGCACCGATGCGTCCGGCGACTACTTGTTCAATCAACTTGCGCCCGGCGTCTATTCGGTGCGCGAAACACAGCCGGCTGGTTTGTTCCACGGCGGCCAAGTCGTGGGCGACGTCGGTGGAAGTGTCGGCGGTGATGACTGGTTGGTCGGCATCGAGCTGCGCGGCGGAGTCGACGCGCGTCACTATGACTTCCCCGAAGTGCCGCCGGCATTGATTTCAGGACACGTGTTTCAAGACGGCGAAGCGATTCGCTTGTCGGGCACACCCGATGCGAAGGACCTACGCCAATACCGTGATGGCGAATTGACGCCGGACGACACGCTGCTGGGCGGGGTGACGATTGAGCTGCGAAACTTGTTGGGGTTACCATTCCTAGCCGACCGAGCGTTGCCGGGTGTCTACGAAGACGGACCGATTCGCGTCACGACCGACGAAAACGGATACTACGAGTTCACGGGACTGCGGCCGGGCGTCTACCACGTCTATCAAGTCCAGCCTGAAAACTACGTCGACGGTCTGGATACACCCGGTTCGACCGGCGGTATTGCGGTGAACCCGGCCGACGTCGTTGACGACGACGATCGGATCGTGATCCAGACACTGTCGCAAAACGAAGCATCGGATCCGCGGAACGACGCGATTTTGAACGTGACACTCATCGGTGGCGGCGAGAGTATCAACAACAACTTCAGCGAGATCGTGATCGCGCCGAACCAGATTCCGCAATTGGAACCGCCGCGCCCTCAAACGCCCCGTGCTGAACAACCTATCGAAACCTTTGATCCTCGAATCCGAATCGTCTCGTTTGCTCAACCGTTGACCTATCGAACGCCGGTGGTCACCGACGATGAATGGGCGGTGTCATGGCACTTAAGTGTGATCAACGGCGGTTTCCCGGGTGGTGGTGTCGTTGGTGAAGATGGTCTGATTCAAGGCGTCAGTACACGCAAAGTGTCGGGCCAGTGGATCGATGGCAACCAGGACCGGGGTCGTTGGACGATCGTCGATCGTGACGGTAAGCGAATGGCAAAAGGCGATGCCCTGACGCTTGGTGTCGAGGACGGTTGGGCTCTGGCGGGTGACTTCGATGGCGATGGAGTCGACGAGGGCGTCTTGTATAAGAACGGCCAATGGTTTGTCGACTTCAACGGTAACGGCAAGTGGGACGCAGGCGATTTGTGGATGCAGTTGGGCACTGAACTGGATCGACCCGTCGTGGGTGACTGGGATGGTGACGGCAAGGACGACATCGGGATCTTTGGTCGCCAATGGCACCGTGACGAACAGAAGATCAAAAAAGACCCCGGCTTGCCGGACCCCGACAACAAACGTCGACGCGAAGTTGATTCGCGATCCTTGGCGACGATAGACGACGATGGCGACGATGGCGACGATCGAAAGCGGTTGATGGTTCGTGGGGATCAAGGGTCGCTTCGCGCCGATGCAGTCGACCACGTTTTCAAATACGGCGAACAGGCCGATACGCCGATCGCAGGGGACTGGAACGGCGACGGAATTGATCAGATCGGCGTGTTCGATTCGGGCAACTGGTTGCTGGACGCCGACGGCGACGGTCGATGGACCGACAACGATGAAAAGGTCAAGTTCGGACAACCCGGCGATGAACCGATCGTGGGCGACTTCAACGGTGACCAGATTGACGAAATCGGTGTCGTCCGCGGTGACCTTTGGATCATCGACACGGACGGCGACCGACGGATCACGGGCAACGACTTGCAAATTCAAGTGCCGCGAGACAATCCCGATAGCCAGCCGGTCGTCGGTGACTTCGACGGCGACGGAAAAGATGACGCAGCATACTACGATGAATCCGCGTAG
- a CDS encoding alpha/beta hydrolase: MIRRIARRVLRMFTIAIIPYVVVVAVVFFFQRHLLYFPSHHDGASRLSPWIESEQAIGFCREVPDATTIWLMTHGNGGQAADRDYVLGRMSETDSLYVLEYPGYGAREGKPTRASINQTAADAYRLLRSRNPNATICVLGESLGSGPACSLAKEATPPDKIVLVVPFESLASVAAKRFFFLPVRLLLLDRWDNVAALKDYQGPVEIFGATNDEIIPVKHAKTLTEQVTGARFTPIPGGHNDWSLQAGVKIQR, translated from the coding sequence GTGATCAGGCGAATAGCTCGGCGGGTCTTGCGGATGTTTACGATCGCGATCATCCCTTACGTTGTTGTCGTAGCCGTTGTCTTCTTTTTTCAACGGCACTTGCTCTATTTTCCGTCGCATCATGATGGGGCGTCACGGCTGAGTCCGTGGATCGAATCGGAGCAAGCGATAGGCTTTTGTCGCGAGGTTCCTGATGCGACGACCATTTGGTTGATGACGCATGGCAACGGCGGTCAAGCCGCGGATCGAGACTACGTGCTTGGACGAATGTCAGAGACGGATTCGCTGTACGTTCTTGAGTATCCGGGGTACGGGGCTCGCGAGGGAAAACCGACGCGGGCGTCGATTAACCAAACAGCGGCCGACGCCTATCGGCTTCTACGGTCGCGAAATCCGAACGCCACGATTTGCGTTCTCGGCGAATCACTGGGCAGCGGTCCCGCATGCTCGCTCGCCAAGGAAGCAACGCCGCCGGACAAGATCGTACTCGTCGTCCCGTTTGAATCGTTGGCAAGCGTCGCCGCGAAACGGTTCTTTTTTCTTCCGGTGCGTCTCTTGTTGCTGGACCGATGGGACAATGTGGCGGCACTGAAAGACTACCAGGGTCCGGTCGAGATCTTCGGCGCCACCAACGACGAGATCATTCCTGTCAAACACGCCAAGACTCTCACCGAGCAAGTCACCGGCGCCCGTTTCACACCGATTCCCGGCGGCCACAACGATTGGTCGTTGCAGGCCGGCGTGAAGATCCAACGTTGA
- a CDS encoding type IV pilus twitching motility protein PilT, translating into MSHKKSAPPPAVLQDNSAEAVAGRLRASLLQEKGELEVDKIFRALVKLEGSDLHLKVGQPPMVRVRGELKPLNRPLIDMEEMVRLLLPMMDERNLIIFEQEGGADFSHVIHVDGVRWRFRVNMLKSLGNIGLVARRISNFIPDFKGLYLPPIMETLCHFDQGMVLLAGVTGSGKSTTIGSMLNYINSIYRKHILTLEDPIEFIYTEDKCLINQREIGQDVLDFEVGMKHAVREDPDIILVGELRDEETFMTAIHAAETGHLVFGTIHAASASTTIGRILDLFPEEMHGAIRSAIAFNMKGIVAQKLLKTIRPDVPRVPTCEVMTFSPMIRKLVLEGQDHKLPDAIRIGAEDGMQDFTMSLKQLIDDELIDRPTAFAVAPNKEALKMALKGIDVKAPGIL; encoded by the coding sequence ATGTCGCACAAAAAATCAGCTCCGCCGCCCGCGGTCCTCCAAGACAACTCCGCCGAGGCCGTCGCAGGACGCTTGCGGGCGAGTTTGCTGCAGGAAAAGGGAGAACTTGAGGTCGACAAGATCTTCCGGGCGCTGGTGAAGCTGGAGGGGTCCGACCTGCACCTGAAGGTCGGCCAGCCGCCGATGGTCCGCGTTCGGGGCGAACTCAAACCGCTCAATCGGCCGCTGATCGACATGGAAGAAATGGTGCGGCTGCTGTTGCCGATGATGGACGAGCGGAACTTGATCATCTTCGAACAAGAAGGCGGCGCCGACTTTTCGCACGTCATCCACGTCGATGGCGTCCGCTGGCGATTCCGCGTCAACATGCTCAAGTCGCTGGGCAACATCGGATTGGTCGCCCGCCGGATCAGCAACTTCATCCCCGACTTCAAGGGTTTGTATTTGCCACCCATCATGGAAACGCTTTGCCACTTTGACCAAGGCATGGTGTTGTTGGCCGGTGTGACGGGTTCGGGCAAATCGACGACGATCGGTTCGATGCTCAACTACATCAACAGCATCTATCGCAAACACATTTTGACGCTCGAAGATCCGATCGAGTTCATTTACACCGAAGACAAGTGTTTGATCAACCAACGCGAAATCGGCCAAGACGTGCTCGACTTCGAAGTCGGCATGAAGCACGCGGTGCGAGAAGACCCCGACATCATCCTGGTCGGTGAGCTTCGGGACGAAGAGACATTCATGACGGCGATCCACGCCGCAGAAACCGGTCACTTGGTGTTCGGAACGATTCACGCCGCAAGTGCATCGACAACGATCGGACGGATCTTGGACTTGTTCCCCGAAGAAATGCACGGTGCGATCCGATCGGCCATCGCTTTCAATATGAAGGGTATCGTCGCGCAAAAACTGCTAAAGACGATTCGGCCCGATGTGCCTCGCGTGCCGACGTGCGAAGTCATGACGTTCTCGCCAATGATTCGCAAACTGGTCCTCGAAGGCCAGGATCACAAACTGCCCGACGCGATTCGCATCGGTGCCGAGGACGGCATGCAAGATTTTACGATGAGCTTGAAGCAGTTGATCGACGATGAACTGATCGACCGCCCCACCGCCTTCGCCGTGGCACCTAACAAAGAGGCGCTCAAGATGGCGCTGAAGGGTATCGACGTGAAGGCGCCGGGTATTCTGTAA
- a CDS encoding ATPase, T2SS/T4P/T4SS family: MAEKEEIQLWQTVAPVEFAPRISERTQAQSLLIATRQGPGYQMIGGQLAHAIQSRATHILLDFSQNACAIRYQIDGNWEQLPPIDRETGDAMLYALKQLSLMNPADRRSSQTGSLGLKIAKDKFSLTVQAQGVATGERVLCRIAMDKIPFDRMSDLGMRDKLFDAFKQKLDEHGNIVLITTPKGEGLTTTWGIAVNAADRLVRDFQSFEDQTAPEPEIINVNQNFFGGDSGKTEVEMVKKMILKEPDVLLFPELPEPESMQICLKQVKSSEKQVYLRMNANNAMEGLVRLVDRYRESSKEISETIGAVLCQKLVRRLCDNCKLGFEPPPQLLKQLGIPAGRVAMLYGPFIPPPIEQQVDENGKPAPLIPCHVCNGRGYFGRIAIFELLTPGEELRKAILKTQDISRLNQVAKSEGHRGLQAEAILTVARGLTSLDELKRVFAKR; encoded by the coding sequence ATGGCCGAAAAAGAAGAAATCCAACTTTGGCAAACCGTTGCTCCGGTCGAATTCGCTCCACGAATTTCCGAACGGACCCAAGCACAGTCGCTGCTGATCGCGACACGCCAAGGACCCGGCTATCAAATGATTGGCGGTCAACTGGCGCACGCGATCCAGTCGCGAGCGACTCACATCTTGTTGGATTTTTCGCAAAACGCGTGTGCGATTCGCTACCAAATCGACGGCAATTGGGAACAATTGCCGCCGATTGACCGCGAAACCGGCGACGCGATGCTGTACGCGCTGAAGCAATTGTCGCTGATGAATCCCGCCGATCGCCGTTCGTCACAAACGGGCTCGCTTGGATTGAAGATCGCGAAGGACAAATTCTCGCTCACCGTTCAAGCGCAAGGTGTCGCCACCGGCGAACGCGTGTTATGTCGGATCGCAATGGATAAGATTCCGTTCGATCGGATGAGTGACTTGGGCATGCGAGACAAGTTGTTTGACGCCTTCAAACAAAAACTTGACGAGCACGGCAACATCGTCTTGATCACAACGCCCAAGGGCGAAGGCCTGACGACGACCTGGGGCATCGCCGTCAATGCGGCCGATCGTTTGGTCCGTGACTTTCAATCGTTCGAAGATCAAACGGCGCCCGAACCAGAAATCATCAACGTCAACCAAAACTTCTTTGGCGGCGACTCGGGCAAGACGGAAGTCGAGATGGTCAAAAAGATGATCTTGAAAGAGCCGGACGTGCTGCTGTTTCCCGAACTGCCCGAACCGGAATCGATGCAAATCTGCTTGAAGCAGGTGAAGTCATCCGAAAAACAAGTTTATCTGCGGATGAATGCCAACAACGCGATGGAAGGCTTGGTCCGTTTGGTCGATCGCTATCGCGAATCATCGAAAGAGATCAGTGAAACGATCGGTGCGGTACTTTGTCAAAAACTGGTCCGCCGACTTTGCGACAATTGCAAACTCGGCTTCGAACCACCACCGCAACTCTTGAAACAACTGGGCATCCCGGCCGGCCGCGTCGCGATGCTGTACGGTCCGTTTATCCCGCCGCCCATCGAACAACAAGTCGACGAGAACGGCAAACCGGCGCCGCTGATTCCGTGTCACGTTTGCAATGGCCGCGGATACTTCGGCCGGATCGCGATCTTTGAACTACTGACGCCGGGCGAAGAATTGCGAAAAGCGATCCTGAAGACCCAAGACATCAGCCGCTTGAACCAAGTCGCAAAGTCCGAAGGCCACCGCGGCCTACAAGCCGAAGCGATCCTAACCGTCGCCCGCGGATTAACCAGCCTAGATGAACTCAAACGCGTCTTCGCGAAGCGGTAG
- a CDS encoding WD40 repeat domain-containing protein, which translates to MTRNLNAANLSRRQCLCAIALLAPAITAVGQQPTAPTRTTELRTTGTTSLPVQSRVYRLEGATNAPVVVTAIAADPRGQYLAVSGDDHVIRILSAANYRVVHKLTGHRDLIRSLAFDPAGEKLVSAGNDGQLMLWDRGDAFAQLQVMSGTPAIARVRFAPDGREMAAVGFDNEIYLIGRTVRPRSVLQCDCNDLRAVAYREDGAVIAVAGRSGDLHLFHPERGELSSEHPLHKGRIHDVVFHRQSNIAVSVGEDGDVTVFDTRERKLRHRVNVTTGKLFAVAVLNSHSVAVAGSDNVIRVVNTDVGEVTQTLEGHRGSIAALAASDDGLVSGGFDAMLRRWSIADIVTYGARIADADGSVGR; encoded by the coding sequence ATGACCAGGAACCTAAATGCGGCGAATTTATCGCGCCGCCAATGCTTGTGCGCGATAGCGCTCTTGGCACCGGCCATCACCGCCGTCGGGCAACAACCGACCGCGCCGACACGAACGACCGAGCTTCGCACAACGGGCACGACATCGCTTCCGGTGCAAAGTCGTGTCTATCGACTTGAAGGGGCTACCAATGCGCCCGTTGTCGTGACGGCAATCGCGGCAGATCCACGGGGCCAGTATTTGGCGGTTTCGGGCGACGACCATGTGATCCGCATTCTTTCCGCGGCAAACTATCGTGTCGTTCACAAGTTGACCGGCCATCGTGACTTGATTCGATCGCTGGCATTCGATCCGGCCGGCGAGAAGCTGGTTTCGGCCGGCAACGATGGGCAACTGATGTTGTGGGATCGCGGTGATGCGTTCGCGCAATTGCAGGTCATGTCAGGAACTCCCGCGATTGCTCGCGTCCGATTCGCGCCGGACGGCCGAGAAATGGCCGCCGTCGGGTTTGACAACGAAATCTACTTGATCGGTCGGACCGTTCGCCCACGCTCGGTGCTGCAATGCGACTGTAACGACTTGCGGGCGGTTGCTTACCGCGAAGACGGGGCTGTTATCGCCGTCGCCGGACGCAGTGGTGATCTGCACCTGTTTCACCCCGAACGTGGTGAATTGTCCAGCGAACATCCGCTGCACAAGGGACGCATCCACGATGTCGTCTTCCATCGCCAAAGCAACATCGCCGTTTCGGTCGGGGAAGATGGCGACGTGACGGTATTTGACACACGCGAGCGAAAGCTTCGTCATCGTGTGAACGTGACCACCGGCAAACTGTTCGCGGTCGCGGTTCTGAACAGTCATTCCGTAGCGGTGGCCGGTTCGGATAACGTGATTCGCGTCGTCAATACAGACGTGGGCGAGGTCACGCAAACATTGGAAGGCCATCGCGGCAGTATCGCCGCGCTTGCGGCCAGCGATGACGGATTGGTGTCTGGTGGCTTCGACGCAATGCTGCGTCGTTGGTCCATCGCAGACATTGTTACCTACGGTGCCCGCATCGCAGATGCCGACGGTTCGGTCGGACGCTGA
- a CDS encoding H-X9-DG-CTERM domain-containing protein: protein MSLRQSLALLALGIGAMVLLAATPAPISTSLLFGWTDFAQSSASKVQPHAGGIAVALASFLVATTCCHYLVLWLAKECNSRRASDAKIRWSVRASFSVILLCTILFALGIAVTGIVHQLGWLATSPDPIFVGKNQLRGDSDLSTYRPNEIATTTQRNWMYHILPYSHYSQPELDETKAWNAEPNASTFRTVTYESICPSMGNPIWSPDGFGLSHNAGNPEVFESRSPIRFEDFDDLGNTIMVGEVDTALVPWGDPSGLRPLTLGIRDEWQQSASGEVGYGSLHANGMMMLMGDGSTRFVTNTTDPVLLESLSRRGKREAP from the coding sequence ATGTCGCTACGACAATCGCTGGCGCTGCTCGCTCTGGGAATTGGTGCCATGGTGTTGCTGGCCGCGACTCCCGCGCCGATTTCTACATCGCTGTTGTTTGGTTGGACCGATTTTGCTCAGTCGTCGGCATCGAAGGTGCAGCCACACGCCGGAGGAATCGCAGTCGCGCTGGCAAGTTTCCTCGTTGCGACAACGTGTTGTCACTATCTCGTCCTATGGCTGGCGAAGGAATGCAATTCTCGGCGTGCTTCGGACGCCAAAATCCGATGGAGTGTCCGCGCCAGTTTCTCGGTGATCTTGCTATGCACGATTTTGTTTGCGTTGGGTATCGCTGTTACTGGAATCGTTCATCAACTCGGGTGGCTGGCAACATCGCCGGATCCAATCTTTGTCGGAAAAAACCAATTGCGAGGTGACAGCGACTTGTCGACGTACCGCCCCAACGAAATCGCAACGACGACGCAACGCAATTGGATGTATCACATTCTTCCCTACTCGCATTACTCCCAACCTGAATTGGATGAAACGAAAGCGTGGAATGCGGAACCCAACGCCAGCACGTTTCGCACAGTCACTTACGAATCCATCTGCCCTTCGATGGGAAACCCGATTTGGTCGCCCGACGGGTTCGGACTTAGCCACAACGCTGGCAACCCCGAAGTGTTCGAGTCTCGATCGCCAATTCGATTCGAAGACTTTGACGACCTTGGAAACACCATTATGGTTGGCGAAGTCGATACCGCACTGGTTCCCTGGGGCGATCCCTCGGGCCTTCGTCCGTTGACTCTGGGGATCCGTGACGAATGGCAGCAATCAGCAAGTGGAGAAGTAGGCTATGGAAGTCTTCATGCGAACGGAATGATGATGTTGATGGGCGACGGATCAACACGATTTGTCACAAACACGACTGATCCCGTGCTACTCGAAAGCCTTTCTCGAAGGGGCAAAAGGGAGGCCCCGTGA